Proteins co-encoded in one Flavobacteriaceae bacterium MAR_2009_75 genomic window:
- a CDS encoding AraC family transcriptional regulator, which produces MAVIFFIWGFVQSLIVGIFIPIVKKARNNYLLSIIFLVTSLNILFQYLLRYQDWKNHFPKLLVIPDILDLFLPALLFLYIKAVVGNGITEKDRRYFYLPAAFGMALLGVTLFSSNFSFDNYIGSIYHKIVLFVIFLWKLFLFIRSWSLIKGHGVIIKKKAILWWPKMLSIFIGVLTYIAFINLSYFVIIVTNFDKGTTIRDVIQRLVELNYIIFTCSILFITIFFFFKYPKILSGLPIFKSKNTSKVPDGQVYIDKLNRLIREDKIHLDTELNEQKLADILGVQSYILSIVLNDYLGKSFSAFINEKRIEEAKRLLESEEHKDLTIFAIAVDSGFRSESVFYVNFKKLTGFTPKQYKKEYAQKS; this is translated from the coding sequence ATGGCAGTAATTTTCTTTATTTGGGGTTTCGTTCAAAGTTTGATCGTTGGAATATTTATTCCAATAGTCAAGAAGGCCCGAAATAACTATTTATTGTCCATCATATTTTTGGTAACCTCTTTAAATATTCTCTTTCAATATTTATTGCGTTATCAAGATTGGAAAAATCACTTTCCCAAGTTACTAGTCATACCTGACATTCTAGATCTATTTCTGCCAGCATTACTATTTCTTTACATAAAGGCCGTGGTAGGTAACGGAATCACCGAAAAAGATAGAAGGTATTTTTATTTGCCCGCTGCTTTCGGGATGGCCTTACTCGGCGTTACATTATTCAGCAGTAATTTTTCTTTTGACAACTATATAGGTTCTATCTATCATAAAATTGTACTTTTTGTCATTTTCTTATGGAAGTTGTTTTTGTTTATAAGAAGTTGGAGTCTCATAAAGGGACATGGTGTTATCATTAAAAAGAAAGCTATCTTATGGTGGCCAAAAATGCTATCAATTTTTATAGGTGTGTTAACCTATATTGCTTTTATAAATCTTTCTTACTTTGTTATTATTGTAACCAATTTTGACAAGGGAACTACTATACGTGATGTGATACAAAGACTTGTTGAGCTAAACTATATTATCTTCACATGTTCAATTTTATTTATTACGATATTCTTTTTCTTTAAGTATCCTAAAATACTATCGGGATTACCCATATTTAAATCTAAAAACACTTCTAAAGTTCCGGACGGCCAGGTCTATATCGATAAACTTAATCGGTTGATACGTGAGGACAAGATTCATTTGGATACGGAGTTAAATGAGCAAAAGTTAGCTGATATCTTAGGTGTTCAATCGTATATACTTTCAATTGTGTTAAACGATTATTTAGGGAAATCTTTCAGTGCTTTTATAAATGAAAAAAGAATAGAGGAAGCCAAAAGGCTTTTGGAAAGTGAAGAACACAAAGATTTGACCATCTTCGCAATAGCCGTTGATAGTGGGTTCCGTTCGGAATCAGTTTTCTACGTCAATTTCAAAAAACTTACTGGTTTTACGCCAAAGCAGTACAAAAAGGAGTATGCTCAAAAGAGCTAA